A single Saccharomyces paradoxus chromosome II, complete sequence DNA region contains:
- the MEC1 gene encoding protein kinase MEC1 (DNA integrity checkpoint protein and PI kinase superfamily member~similar to YBR136W), translating into MESHVKYLDELILAIKDLNSGVGSKVQIKKVPTDPSSSQEYAKSLKILNTLIRNLKDQRRNNIMKNDTIFSKTVSALALLLEYNPFLLVMKDSNGNFEIQRLVDDFLSISVLNYDNHHRIWFMRRKLGSWCKACVKFYGEPTKFQLTAHFENIMNLYEQALTEVLLGDTELLKFYETLKSLYILLYWFTSEHSTFGNSIAFLDSSLGFTKFDLNFQRLVRIVLYVFDSCQLPPLEYAEIQLKYVSLVVDYVCNRTIAIALDTPALVNCEQLKFALTTMHHFLDNKYGLLDNDPTMAKGILRLYSLCISNDFSKCFVDHFPIEQWADFSQTEPFPFTQLTNKALSIVYFDLKRRSLPAGALKYDNKYNIWVYQSEPDSSLKNVTSPFDDRYKQLEKLRLLILKKSNKTQRETLLKYRVNQLSPGFFQRTGNDLKLILNEASVSIQTCFKTNNITRLTSWTIVLGRLACLESEKFSASLTNSTKNMDNWYVCHLCDIEKTGNPFERINSNRPEAGSKSEIFKILQSNFLSHPKIDEFSESLLSGILFSLHRIFSHFQPPKLTDGNGQINNAFGLVQKCFMNSKRYLRLLSTRIIPLFNISDSHNSEDEHTATLIRFLQSQKLPVMKENLVIAWTQLTLTTSNDVFDTLLLKLIDIFNSDDYSLRIMMTLQIKNMAKVLKKTPYQLLSPILPVLLRQLGKNLVERKVGFQNLIELLGYSSKTILDIFQRYIIPYAIIQYKSDVLSEIAKIMCDGDTSLTNQVKVNLLKKNSRQIFAVALVKHGLFSLDILETLFLNRAPTFDKGYITAYLPDYKTLAEITKLYKNSATKDASDSENANMILCSLRFLITNFEKDKRHGSKYKNMNNWTDDQEKAFQKKLQDNILGIFQVFSSDIHDVEGRTTYYEKLRVINGISFLIIYAPKKSIISALAQISICLQTGLGLKEVRYEAFRCWHLLVRHLNDEELSTVIDSLIAFILQKWSEFNGKLRNIVYSILDTLIKEKSDLILKLKPYTTLALVGKPELGILARDGQFARMVNKIRSTTDLIPIFANNLKSSNKYVINQNLDDIEVYLRRKQTERSIDFSPKKVGQTSDITLVLGALLDTSHKFRNLDKELCEKCAKCISMIGVLDVTKHEFKRTTYSENEVYDLNDSIQTIKFLIWVINDILVPAFWQSENPSKQLFVALVIQESLKYCGLSSESWDMNQKELYPNEAKLWEKFNSVSKTTIYPLLSSLYLAQSWKEYVPLKYPSNNFKEGYKIWVKRFTLDLLKTGTTENHPLHVFSSLIREDDGSLSNFLLPYISLDIIIKAEKGTPYADILNGIIIEFDSIFTCNLEGMNNLQVDSLRMCYESIFRVFEYCKKWATQFKQNYSKLHGTFIIKDTKTTYMLLRIEEFLQTTPSDLLAQRSLETDSFERSALYLEQCYRQNPHDKNQNGQLLKNLQITYEEIGDIDSLDGVLRTFATGNLVSKIEELQFSENWKLAQDCFNVLGKFSDDPKTTTRMLKSMYDHQLYSQIISSSSFHSSDGKISLSPEVKEWYSIGLEAANLEGNVQTLKDWVEKIESLRDIDDREVLLQYNIAKALLAISNGDPLRTQKYIHNSFRLVGTNFITSSKETTLLKKQNLLMKLHSLYDLSLLSSAKDKFEYKSNTTILDYRMERIGADFVPNHYILSMRKSFDQLKLNDQADVDLGKTFFTLAQLARNNARLDIASESLMHCLERRLPQAELEFAEILWKQGENDRALKIVQEIHEKYQENSSVHARDRAAVLLKFTEWLDLSNNSASEQIIKQYQDIFQIDSKWDKPYYSIGLYYSRLLERKKAEGYITNGRFEYRAISYFLLAFEKNTAKVRENLPKVITFWLDIAAASISEAPGNRKEMLSKATEDICSHVEEALQHCPTYIWYFVLTQLLSRLLHSHQSSAQIIMHILLSLAVEYPSHILWYISALVNSNSSKRVLRGKHILEKYRQHSQNPQDLVSSAFDLTKALTRVCLQDVKSVTNRSGKSLEKDFKFDMNMAPSAMVVPVRKNLDIISPLESNSMRGYQPFRPVVTIIRFGSSYKVFSSLKKPKQLNIIGSDGNIYGIMCKKEDVRQDNQYMQFATTMDFLLSKDIASRKRNLGINIYSVLSLREDCGILEMVPNVVTLRSILSTKYESLKIKYSLKSLHDRWQHTAPDGKLEFYMEQVEKFSPILYQWFLENFPDPINWFNARNTYARSYAVMAMVGHILGLGDRHCENILLDIQTGKVLHVDFDCLFEKGKRLPVPEIVPFRLTPNLLDALGIIGTEGTFKKSSEVTLALMRKNEVALMNVIETIMYDRNMDHSIQKALKVLRNKIRGIDPQDGLVLSVAGQTETLIQEATSEENLSKMYIGWLPFW; encoded by the coding sequence ATGGAATCACACGTCAAATACCTTGACGAACTGATATTGGCAATAAAAGACCTGAACTCGGGGGTGGGTTCGAAGGTACAGATCAAAAAAGTGCCCACGGATCCATCTTCTTCCCAGGAGTACGCCAAGAGTTTGAAAATTCTGAACACCCTTATAAGAAACCTAAAagatcaaagaagaaacaacATTATGAAAAATGATACTATTTTTTCGAAAACTGTTTCTGCCCTTGCCCTGTTGTTAGAGTACAACCCCTTCCTACTTGTTATGAAAGATTCTAACGGAAACTTTGAGATACAACGGCTGGTAGACGATTTCCTCAGTATATCCGTTCTGAACTATGACAATCACCATAGAATATGGTTTATGAGGAGAAAATTAGGCAGCTGGTGCAAAGCTTGTGTCAAATTTTATGGAGAACCCACTAAGTTTCAGCTTACTGCCCATTTTGAGAATATCATGAATCTTTACGAACAGGCCTTAACAGAAGTCCTGTTGGGTGACACGGAGCTTCTCAAGTTTTATGAAACACTGAAAAGTCTATACATTCTATTATACTGGTTCACTTCTGAGCATAGTACTTTTGGGAACTCCATAGCGTTCTTAGATTCTTCTTTGGGGTTCACAAAATTTGACTTAAACTTCCAACGACTGGTAAGGATCGTTCTTTATGTATTTGATTCCTGCCAACTGCCACCATTAGAATATGCTGAAATCCAACTCAAATATGTTTCTCTGGTTGTGGACTATGTTTGCAATAGAACGATTGCCATAGCCCTGGATACACCAGCTTTAGTTAATTGTGAACAGTTAAAATTTGCATTGACTACTATGCATCATTTTTTGGACAACAAGTATGGGCTCTTGGATAATGATCCCACAATGGCAAAAGGAATTCTTCGGCTATATTCTCTTTGCATTTCTAACGATTTCTCAAAATGCTTTGTAGACCACTTCCCCATTGAGCAGTGGGCAGATTTTTCACAAACTGAACCTTTTCCGTTCACTCAATTAACCAATAAAGCCCTATCCATTGTATATTTcgatttgaaaagaagatctCTACCTGCTGGGGCTTTAAAGTatgataataaatataacATCTGGGTTTACCAATCGGAGCCGGACTcgagtttgaaaaatgtcaCTTCTCCCTTTGATGATCGATATAAACAGCTGGAGAAACTAAGATTATTAATACTAAAGAAGTCTAATAAGACACAAAGAGAGACTTTGCTCAAATACCGTGTGAACCAACTAAGTCCTGGattcttccaaagaacCGGCAACGACCTCAAGTTAATTTTAAACGAAGCGTCTGTGTCCATTCAAACTTGTTTCAAGACAAACAATATAACAAGGCTAACATCATGGACTATAGTCCTCGGACGCTTAGCATGTCTAGAATCAGAGAAGTTTTCTGCCAGTCTAACAAACTCTACAAAGAATATGGACAACTGGTACGTTTGTCATTTATGCGATATTGAGAAAACTGGCAACCCGTTTGAGCgaataaattcaaatagACCAGAGGCAGGAAGTAAAtcagaaattttcaagataCTTCAATCAAACTTTCTATCCCACCCGAAAATAGACGAATTTAGTGAATCTTTGTTAAGCGGCATCTTATTTTCTCTACATAGAATATTCTCACACTTTCAACCGCCAAAACTTACAGATGGAAACGGCCAAATTAATAATGCTTTTGGACTGGTTCAAAAGTGTTTTATGAATTCTAAAAGATACCTACGTCTATTAAGTACTAGGATTATACCTTTATTCAACATATCAGACTCTCATAATTCCGAAGATGAACATACTGCGACGCTAATAAGGTTCCTGCAATCTCAAAAATTGCCAGtgatgaaagaaaatttagTCATTGCTTGGACGCAATTAACATTGACGACTTCTAATGATGTATTTGATACACTACTTTTGAAACTGATTGACATCTTCAATTCCGATGATTATAGTCTACGAATAATGATGACCTTgcaaattaaaaatatgGCGAAAgtcttgaagaaaacaccATATCAATTATTATCACCTATTTTACCTGTATTACTAAGACAATTGGGGAAAAATCTTGTGGAAAGGAAGGTTGGCTTTCAAAATCTAATCGAATTATTGGGCTATTCCTCTAAAACgattcttgatatttttcagAGATACATCATTCCTTATGCAATTATTCAATATAAAAGTGATGTATTGAGTGAAATTGCCAAGATTATGTGTGATGGTGATACAAGTTTAACTAATCAGGTGAAGGttaatttattgaaaaaaaacagtaGGCAGATATTTGCCGTAGCGTTGGTGAAACATggtcttttttctttggatATCTTGGAAACTCTTTTTCTGAACAGAGCCCCAACTTTTGACAAGGGATATATTACTGCATACCTTCCTGATTATAAAACTTTAGCTGAAATAACAAAGCTTTACAAAAACAGTGCTACCAAAGACGCAAGTGACAGCGAAAATGCTAATATGATCTTATGCTCTTTACGATTTTTAATCACaaactttgaaaaggaCAAAAGACATGGTTCAAAGTACAAAAATATGAACAACTGGACAGACGATCAGGAAAAAGCGttccaaaagaaactaCAGGACAATATTTTAGGTATTTTCCAAGTTTTTTCGAGTGACATACACGATGTTGAAGGTCGCACCACTTACTACGAAAAGTTAAGGGTAATCAACGGTATTTCCTTTCTTATTATATATGcaccaaaaaaatccatAATTTCCGCATTAGCTCAGATTAGTATTTGTTTACAAACAGGACTTGGACTTAAGGAAGTCCGATACGAGGCCTTTAGATGTTGGCATTTGTTGGTTCGCCATCTCAATGATGAAGAGCTCTCTACCGTTATAGATAGCTTAATTGCATTCATACTTCAAAAATGGTCTGAATTCAATGGGAAGCTTCGAAATATAGTATACAGTATACTGGATACCTTAATCAAAGAGAAGTCAGATCTGATTTTGAAGTTAAAACCGTACACTACTTTAGCTTTAGTGGGAAAGCCTGAATTAGGTATTTTAGCTCGTGATGGCCAATTCGCAAGAATGGTGAATAAAATAAGAAGCACCACGGACCTTATACCCATATTTGCCAATAACTTGAAAAGCAGTAATAAGTACGTCATAAACCAAAATTTAGACGACATAGAGGTCTATCTTAGGAGAAAGCAAACAGAAAGATCGATTGATTTTTCACCGAAGAAGGTTGGACAAACTTCTGATATAACTTTGGTTCTAGGCGCTTTACTAGACACTTCTCACAAGTTTAGAAATTTGGACAAAGAATTATGCGAGAAATGCGCCAAATGCATCAGTATGATTGGTGTCTTAGACGTTACAAAACATGAGTTTAAAAGAACTACATATTCAGAAAACGAAGTTTATGACCTGAACGACAGCATTCAAACTATCAAGTTCTTAATATGGGTTATTAACGATATTCTCGTTCCTGCATTTTGGCAAAGTGAGAATCCTAGCAAGCAATTATTTGTTGCCCTTGTCATACAGGAATCATTAAAATACTGTGGTCTAAGTTCAGAGTCATGGGATATGAATCAGAAGGAATTATATCCAAATGAAGCTAAACTATGGGAAAAGTTTAATTCCGTCTCCAAGACAACTATCTATCCGCTTTTATCTTCCTTATACCTTGCGCAATCCTGGAAAGAATATGTCCCGCTTAAATATCCCTCTAATAACTTTAAGGAAGGGTACAAAATCTGGGTGAAAAGATTTACATTAGATTTATTAAAAACAGGTACAACTGAAAACCATCCATTACAtgtgttttcttctttgattaGAGAGGACGATGGCTCActatcaaattttttgctaCCTTATATTTCTCTGgatattattatcaaagCAGAGAAGGGAACTCCATACGCGGATATTTTAAATGGAATTatcattgaatttgacAGCATTTTTACGTGCAATCTGGAAGGGATGAATAACTTGCAAGTCGATTCGTTAAGAATGTGCTATGAATCAATTTTCAGAGTGTTTGAATATTGCAAAAAATGGGCAACTCAGTTTAAACAAAATTACAGTAAACTACATGGCACTTTCATTATTAAGGATACAAAAACGACTTACATGCTTTTGAGAATAGAAGAATTTTTGCAAACAACTCCTTCGGATTTATTGGCTCAACGCTCTTTGGAGACagattcttttgaaagatcTGCTCTATACCTTGAACAGTGCTACCGACAGAATCCTCATgataaaaatcaaaatggACAACTACTGAAAAATCTACAGATCACTTACGAAGAAATCGGAGACATTGACTCACTCGATGGTGTACTAAGAACCTTTGCTACGGGAAACTTAGTATctaaaattgaagaattacAATTTTCTGAAAACTGGAAACTTGCGCAAGACTGCTTCAATGTTCTTGGCAAATTTTCAGATGATCCTAAAACTACCACCAGAATGCTAAAGTCTATGTATGACCATCAACTCTATTCTCAAATAATATCGAGCTCTTCTTTCCATTCTTCagatggaaaaatttctttgtcTCCGGAGGTAAAAGAATGGTATAGTATAGGCCTAGAAGCTGCAAATCTAGAAGGTAACGTTCAAACTTTAAAGGATTGGGTGGAAAAAATAGAGAGCTTGAGAGACATTGATGATAGAGAAGTGCTTTTGCAATACAACATTGCTAAAGCCTTGCTTGCTATCTCAAATGGTGATCCATTGAGGACTCAAAAATACATCCACAATTCCTTTAGGCTTGTCGGAACAAACTTCATAACGTCGTCTAAAGAGACGACTCTGTTAAAGAAGCAAAActtattgatgaaattaCACAGTTTATACGACCTCAGTTTGTTATCTTCCGCCAAAGATAAATTTGAGTACAAAAGTAACACTACCATACTTGATTATCGAATGGAACGTATTGGGGCTGACTTCGTGCCCAATCATTACATATTGTCAATGAGAAAGTCATTTGACCAATTAAAGCTGAATGACCAGGCAGACGTTGACTTAGGAAAAACATTCTTCACTTTAGCCCAATTAGCGAGAAACAACGCTAGGTTAGATATAGCTTCCGAATCATTGATGCATTGTTTGGAGAGGCGATTGCCTCAGGCAGAACTGGAATTTGCTGAAATACTATGGAAGCAAGGTGAGAATGATAGAGCATTAAAAATAGTACAAGAAATACATGAGAAGtatcaagaaaattcatcagTCCACGCTCGTGATCGTGCTGCCGTACTATTGAAGTTTACCGAGTGGTTAGACCTTTCGAACAATTCGGCGTCTGAACAAATTATTAAACAATATCAGGATATATTTCAGATTGATTCTAAATGGGATAAACCCTATTACTCTATTGGCTTATACTATAGCAGACTACTTGAGCGCAAAAAAGCAGAAGGTTATATTACTAATGGTCGTTTTGAGTATAGGGCAATATCTTACTTTTTATTGGCGTTTGAAAAGAACACGGCTAAAGTAAGAGAAAATTTACCGAAAGTTATCACATTTTGGCTTGATATTGCTGCCGCATCAATTTCTGAAGCTCCAGGAAACAGGAAGGAAATGTTGAGTAAGGCTACAGAGGATATATGTAGTCATGTTGAGGAAGCGTTGCAGCATTGCCCCACATACATTTGGTACTTTGTTTTGACTCAGTTGTTGTCTAGGTTACTACATTCTCATCAATCATCGGCCCAGATAATAATGCACATACTTTTGAGTTTGGCTGTTGAATACCCATCTCATATTTTATGGTATATCTCAGCCCTTGTGAAttctaattcttcaaaaagagTTCTTCGTGGTAAGCATATTTTAGAAAAGTATAGACAGCATTCACAAAATCCTCAGGATTTGGTTTCTAGTGCTTTTGATTTAACGAAAGCGTTAACTCGCGTTTGTTTGCAAGATGTCAAAAGCGTCACAAATAGATCAGGTAAATCTTTAGAAAAAGACTTCAAATTTGACATGAATATGGCTCCGTCTGCAATGGTTGTTCcggtaagaaaaaatttagatATCATATCACCACTAGAGTCTAACTCAATGAGGGGCTACCAACCATTTAGGCCGGTTGTTACTATAATTAGATTTGGATCATCTTACAAGGTTTTTTCCTCACTAAAGAAACCCAAACAATTGAATATAATAGGATCAGATGGCAACATTTATGGAATCATGTGTAAGAAGGAAGATGTCCGACAAGATAATCAATATATGCAGTTCGCAACAACAATGGATTTTCTTCTAAGTAAAGACATagcttcaagaaaaagaaacctaGGCATAAATATTTACTCAGTACTATCCCTTCGAGAAGACTGTGGGATATTAGAAATGGTACCAAATGTTGTTACTTTAAGATCTATCCTTTCTACGAAGTATGAAAGTCTAAAAATTAAGTATAGCCTGAAAAGCCTGCACGATAGGTGGCAGCACACCGCGCCAGATGGGAAACTAGAGTTTTATATGGAGCAGgtagaaaaattttctccaATTCTATATCAATGGTTTctagaaaattttcctgACCCAATTAATTGGTTCAATGCCAGGAATACGTATGCCAGATCTTACGCCGTCATGGCGATGGTTGGACATATATTAGGTCTAGGTGATAGGCATTGTGAAAATATATTACTCGATATACAGACCGGTAAAGTTCTTCATGTAGACTTTGACtgtttatttgaaaaaggcaaGAGGTTACCTGTTCCAGAAATTGTTCCCTTTAGGCTAACGCCAAATTTACTAGATGCATTAGGCATAATTGGGACAGAAGGAACATTCAAGAAATCTAGCGAAGTCACATTGGCTTtaatgagaaaaaatgaagtaGCGTTAATGAACGTGATAGAAACAATCATGTACGATAGAAACATGGACCACTCAATACAAAAAGCACTAAAAGTTTTAAGAAACAAAATCCGCGGTATAGATCCGCAGGATGGCCTGGTTTTAAGTGTTGCTGGCCAAACAGAAACATTGATCCAAGAAGCAAcatcagaagaaaatttaagCAAGATGTATATTGGTTGGCTTCCATTTTGGTAG
- a CDS encoding uncharacterized protein (Protein with a role in ER delivery of tail-anchored membrane proteins~similar to YBR137W), protein MVILDKKLLERLISREVPLEELEDMEKRCFLSTFTYQDAFDLGTYVRNAVKENFPEKPVAIDISLPNGHCLFRTVTYGGSALDNDFWIQRKKKTAIRFGHSSFYMGCKKGDKTPEEKFFVDSKEYAFHGGAVLIQSEKSDYPYACLTISGLKQEEDHLMAVTSLIAFANESLEDDLNLD, encoded by the coding sequence ATGGTGATTTTAGACAAGAAATTATTGGAAAGATTGATTTCTCGTGAGGTTCCGTTAGAAGAGCTCGAAGATATGGAAAAACGGTGCTTTTTGTCTACTTTCACATATCAAGATGCCTTTGATTTAGGGACTTACGTAAGAAATGCAGTTAAGGAGAATTTTCCAGAAAAACCAGTTGCAATTGATATCTCATTACCAAATGGGCATTGCTTATTTCGCACAGTAACCTACGGCGGAAGTGCATTGGACAATGATTTTTGGattcaaagaaagaagaaaacagcAATTAGATTCGGTCATTCAAGTTTCTACATGGGTTGTAAAAAAGGGGACAAAACACCGgaagaaaagttttttgTGGACTCAAAAGAATACGCTTTCCATGGAGGAGCTGTCCTAATACAATCTGAGAAAAGTGATTACCCCTATGCTTGCTTAACTATAAGTGGATTGAAACAGGAAGAAGATCATTTAATGGCAGTTACTTCTTTAATTGCGTTTGCTAATGAAAGTCTAGAGGACGATTTGAATTTGGATTAA